One part of the Paenibacillus silvisoli genome encodes these proteins:
- a CDS encoding ABC transporter substrate-binding protein, translating to MVRKRKLALVLAVVLALSTVLYGCSGGNGDGGSGSKDEKVTLNFIRWSNGPALDDEEKDKVKRFNDAHPNIQVKMTLLPWDETFKKIEMSLASNSPVDLFYWDVPAYAWYKKGLMKNLQPYFDRDLKMADFDEKLFEPFKFDGSNMYVAPENYQTLVLYYNKDMFDKAGVAYPDTNWNWDDFLDAAKKLTIKEGDKTVQFGTTMSLGAWWGWMALSQEQGGALAPNIHDPEKLSFNTPETKNALQYLQDLIYKHHVAPDAAQASALGGDFLTGKIAMYVGGDWDLGSLKEKKDLKWGMATMPKWGDQRVVPYWMGGYAMTEKTKHPDQAWEFIKWTMTDNQETLAKQQSWIPVNKTALSKVETPAWAPEGYQDARFDWMKYGNIGDIYHLRWREAQDKAISPIVDQIFANKITVDDALKKMEEQVNEIIAKK from the coding sequence ATGGTACGCAAACGCAAGCTGGCTTTGGTTCTGGCGGTCGTCCTGGCGCTGTCGACGGTTTTGTACGGCTGCAGCGGCGGCAATGGGGACGGAGGCTCGGGCAGCAAGGACGAGAAGGTGACGCTGAACTTCATCCGCTGGTCGAACGGCCCCGCGCTGGACGATGAAGAGAAAGACAAGGTCAAACGCTTCAACGATGCGCATCCGAACATTCAAGTGAAAATGACGCTGCTCCCATGGGACGAAACCTTTAAAAAGATAGAGATGTCCCTCGCGTCGAACTCGCCGGTAGACCTGTTCTACTGGGACGTTCCGGCTTACGCCTGGTACAAAAAAGGACTGATGAAAAATCTTCAGCCGTACTTCGACCGCGATCTGAAAATGGCGGACTTCGACGAGAAGCTGTTCGAGCCGTTCAAATTCGACGGCAGCAACATGTACGTCGCGCCTGAAAACTATCAGACGCTGGTGCTGTACTACAACAAAGACATGTTCGATAAAGCGGGCGTCGCTTATCCGGACACGAACTGGAACTGGGACGATTTCCTTGACGCGGCGAAGAAGCTGACGATCAAGGAAGGCGACAAAACGGTGCAATTCGGCACGACGATGTCGCTTGGCGCATGGTGGGGCTGGATGGCGCTTAGCCAAGAGCAAGGCGGAGCGCTTGCGCCGAACATCCACGATCCGGAGAAGCTGTCGTTCAATACGCCGGAGACGAAGAATGCGCTGCAATACTTGCAGGATCTGATCTATAAGCACCACGTTGCTCCGGATGCGGCGCAGGCGAGCGCGCTCGGCGGCGACTTCCTGACCGGCAAAATCGCGATGTATGTCGGCGGCGACTGGGATCTCGGCTCTCTGAAAGAGAAGAAGGATCTGAAGTGGGGCATGGCGACGATGCCGAAGTGGGGAGACCAGCGCGTCGTTCCATACTGGATGGGCGGCTATGCGATGACGGAGAAAACGAAGCATCCTGACCAAGCTTGGGAGTTTATCAAGTGGACGATGACGGACAACCAGGAAACGCTCGCGAAGCAGCAATCGTGGATTCCGGTCAACAAGACGGCGCTGTCGAAGGTGGAAACGCCGGCATGGGCGCCGGAAGGCTACCAGGATGCGCGCTTCGACTGGATGAAGTACGGCAACATCGGCGATATTTATCACCTCAGATGGCGCGAAGCGCAGGATAAGGCGATTTCGCCGATCGTGGATCAAATTTTCGCGAACAAAATTACGGTTGACGACGCTCTGAAGAAGATGGAAGAGCAGGTTAACGAAATTATCGCGAAGAAATAG
- a CDS encoding alpha-galactosidase, producing the protein MHHLGAVIEGTEFAVYVNGTRIDSQTEGVQLEGTEERFGSGAAASGTRHVVASYRYAPLRLAIESHVALYEGEQLVRRWVSVRNEGADAVTVERVDSFVLTLPADEWTVLHYKSDWGAEFEPVRVPLAGEDVILETRKGRSSKDMHPWMSVIGSGGEVLTISPMWSGNWILRCVAEGGAYAVSGGLHDWEFSKQLEPGQAMDGVHVAMAVGSGGDLNTTSIPFARVGRKHWYAQNGFSQSLPAEWNHWWSYEDKTINEEVFRANAAEAAKLGIEICTLDAGWFGPSDVASEWYEYRGDWEMVNTVRFPSGIRALSDYVHGLGMKFGLWCEIEALGKSAALSQRYPSFPARRDGEPLGYLCFGNPEVQDWAVGMLDKLISGYDCQWIKLDFNLDPQAGCNCTDHGHGAGDGLFEHYNGYYRVLDRVRGMHPDVILENCSSGGLRIDLGMMQHTHTTFLSDPDWPEHSLQVFWGATTMLAPEVCLHWSYSEFLWDYEKQRFNPLSPDLEPHQFDYYTRIAMMRGFGISQKLPQMPEWMRARLAHHIGLYRDKVKPFVRSADLYRLTGQPVRGGHGDCWSAFQYSMPEGEEHIVFVFRLPGGEEERTIVLQGLDAEAVYLVSELDGGEAEGSVGTAKQVEPVLRTGAELLAKGIAFGGLAVEESVILSVVKQ; encoded by the coding sequence TTGCATCATTTAGGCGCTGTAATAGAAGGAACGGAATTCGCGGTTTACGTGAATGGGACGCGGATAGACAGTCAAACGGAAGGCGTGCAGCTGGAGGGGACGGAGGAACGTTTCGGCTCGGGAGCGGCTGCGTCAGGAACGCGGCATGTGGTGGCTTCGTATCGCTATGCCCCACTACGGCTGGCGATTGAGAGTCATGTTGCCTTGTATGAAGGCGAGCAGCTCGTCCGCCGCTGGGTGTCGGTGCGAAACGAGGGTGCGGACGCGGTGACGGTCGAGCGGGTGGATTCGTTCGTATTGACGCTGCCTGCGGACGAATGGACGGTTCTCCACTACAAGAGCGATTGGGGCGCGGAGTTCGAGCCGGTGCGGGTACCCCTTGCTGGCGAGGACGTTATTTTGGAGACGCGAAAAGGGCGTTCCTCGAAGGATATGCATCCATGGATGAGCGTGATCGGAAGCGGCGGCGAAGTGCTGACCATATCGCCGATGTGGTCCGGGAACTGGATTTTGCGCTGCGTTGCCGAAGGCGGCGCGTACGCCGTCAGCGGGGGCTTGCACGATTGGGAGTTCTCCAAGCAGCTGGAGCCGGGACAGGCAATGGACGGCGTACATGTGGCGATGGCCGTTGGAAGCGGCGGCGATCTGAATACGACGTCGATTCCGTTCGCCCGCGTCGGCCGCAAGCACTGGTATGCGCAGAACGGTTTCTCCCAATCGCTGCCGGCCGAGTGGAATCATTGGTGGAGCTATGAGGACAAGACGATCAATGAAGAGGTGTTCCGCGCGAATGCGGCGGAAGCCGCGAAGCTTGGCATTGAAATATGCACGCTCGACGCCGGCTGGTTCGGTCCGTCGGATGTCGCGTCGGAGTGGTACGAATACCGAGGCGACTGGGAAATGGTCAACACGGTTCGCTTTCCGAGCGGCATCCGTGCACTGTCGGACTATGTACATGGCCTTGGCATGAAGTTCGGATTGTGGTGCGAAATCGAGGCCCTCGGCAAGTCCGCCGCCTTGTCGCAGCGCTATCCGTCGTTCCCGGCGCGGAGGGACGGCGAGCCGCTCGGCTATTTGTGCTTCGGCAATCCGGAGGTCCAGGATTGGGCGGTTGGCATGCTGGACAAGCTGATTAGCGGCTACGACTGCCAGTGGATCAAGCTGGATTTTAACCTTGACCCGCAGGCCGGGTGCAATTGCACGGATCACGGGCATGGAGCTGGAGACGGTCTATTCGAACACTATAACGGCTACTACCGCGTGCTGGATCGCGTTCGCGGGATGCATCCGGACGTCATTCTCGAAAATTGCTCCTCCGGCGGCTTGCGGATTGACCTCGGCATGATGCAGCATACGCATACGACGTTTTTAAGCGATCCGGACTGGCCCGAGCACAGCCTGCAAGTCTTTTGGGGCGCGACGACGATGCTGGCGCCGGAAGTGTGCCTTCACTGGAGCTACTCGGAGTTTCTGTGGGACTACGAGAAGCAGCGGTTTAATCCGCTGTCGCCGGATCTCGAGCCGCACCAGTTCGATTATTACACCCGCATCGCGATGATGCGCGGGTTCGGCATTTCGCAGAAGCTGCCGCAAATGCCGGAATGGATGCGCGCGCGGCTGGCCCACCATATCGGCTTGTACAGGGACAAGGTGAAGCCTTTTGTCCGTTCGGCCGACCTGTATCGGTTGACCGGGCAGCCGGTCCGCGGCGGGCACGGCGACTGCTGGTCGGCATTCCAGTACAGCATGCCTGAGGGCGAGGAGCATATCGTGTTCGTTTTCCGCCTGCCGGGCGGAGAAGAGGAGCGGACCATCGTGCTGCAAGGGCTGGATGCGGAGGCGGTTTATTTGGTGAGCGAGCTGGACGGAGGGGAGGCTGAGGGAAGCGTTGGAACCGCGAAGCAGGTTGAGCCGGTTCTGCGTACCGGTGCGGAGCTGCTGGCGAAAGGGATTGCTTTTGGCGGTTTGGCAGTGGAGGAATCGGTGATTTTGAGCGTGGTAAAGCAATGA
- a CDS encoding conserved virulence factor C family protein yields MKLLGIEPTPSPNTMKLNVSEKLPAGQRASYAPADAAGAPEPLRSLLGLEGVRGLFRTADFIALDRKPGADWERILAEARRVLAGGGEAVGGETAGAAGAGVGAGEAFGEAHAFVQLYRGIPMQVRVRTQGGAESRAAMPARFAEAVTKAAASSMIRERMLEELGVRYGEPEDIAAELVKELEAAYPQERLEALTAAAIALGSGGYAAAAAPAARPAPLTAEQLAERLASPDWSVRYEALSRTVPEPAMLPLLAQAIQDDNVSIRRLAVVYLGELRSPEALPQLFAALRDSSASVRRTAGDTLSDLGDPAAIPPMIEALRDRNKLVRWRAARFLYEVGDDSAAEALRAAAADPEFEVSLQARIALERIERGEEAAGSVWQQMTQSRDKQSGSE; encoded by the coding sequence ATGAAATTGCTTGGAATCGAACCGACGCCGAGCCCGAATACGATGAAGCTGAACGTCAGCGAGAAGCTGCCCGCCGGGCAGCGCGCGAGCTATGCCCCGGCTGACGCGGCCGGCGCGCCGGAGCCGCTGCGCAGCCTGCTTGGCCTTGAAGGCGTGCGGGGTTTGTTCCGCACGGCGGATTTTATAGCGCTCGACCGGAAGCCTGGGGCGGACTGGGAGCGCATATTGGCCGAGGCGCGGCGCGTGCTTGCCGGCGGCGGCGAGGCTGTAGGCGGCGAAACCGCAGGCGCCGCCGGGGCCGGGGTTGGCGCGGGCGAGGCCTTCGGCGAGGCGCATGCGTTCGTGCAGCTGTATCGGGGCATCCCGATGCAGGTGCGCGTGCGCACGCAGGGGGGCGCCGAGTCGCGGGCGGCGATGCCCGCGCGGTTTGCCGAGGCGGTGACCAAGGCAGCCGCCTCCTCGATGATCCGCGAGCGCATGCTGGAGGAGCTCGGGGTCCGCTACGGCGAGCCCGAGGACATTGCCGCGGAGCTCGTGAAGGAGCTGGAAGCCGCGTATCCGCAGGAGCGGCTTGAAGCATTGACCGCCGCCGCGATCGCGCTCGGCAGCGGCGGCTATGCCGCTGCCGCGGCGCCGGCTGCGCGGCCCGCGCCGCTGACGGCGGAGCAGCTCGCGGAGCGGCTCGCGTCGCCGGACTGGAGCGTGCGCTACGAAGCGCTCTCGCGCACGGTGCCGGAGCCGGCGATGCTGCCGCTGCTCGCCCAGGCGATCCAAGACGACAACGTCTCCATCCGGAGACTGGCCGTCGTCTACTTAGGCGAGCTGCGCTCGCCGGAGGCGCTGCCGCAGCTGTTCGCAGCGCTGCGCGACAGCTCAGCGTCCGTACGCCGCACCGCCGGCGACACGCTGTCTGATCTTGGCGACCCCGCCGCGATCCCGCCGATGATCGAAGCGCTGCGCGACCGCAACAAGCTCGTCCGCTGGCGGGCCGCCCGCTTCCTGTACGAGGTCGGCGACGACTCCGCGGCCGAGGCGCTGCGCGCCGCGGCGGCTGACCCCGAATTCGAGGTCAGCCTGCAAGCCCGTATCGCGCTCGAGCGCATTGAGCGCGGGGAAGAAGCTGCCGGCTCCGTCTGGCAGCAAATGACGCAAAGCCGCGACAAGCAAAGCGGCAGCGAGTAA
- a CDS encoding ABC-F family ATP-binding cassette domain-containing protein — MISTSGITLRFGKRALFEDVNIKFTPGNCYGLIGANGAGKSTFLKILSGEVEQTSGEVHITPGERLAVLKQNHYEYDNFLVLETVIMGHKKLYEVMKEKDAIYAKAEFTDEDGMRAGELEAEFAEMNGWEAESEAAGMLNGLGITPELHDKQMSELSGNEKVRVLLAQALFGAPNILLLDEPTNHLDMQSIEWLEDFLARYEGTVIVVSHDRHFLNQVCTHIADIDFGKIQMYVGNYDFWYESSQLALTLLRDANKKKEDKIKELQAFIQRFSANKSKSKQATSRKKLLDKISLDDIRPSSRKYPFINFKPEREAGKQLLLTEGLTKAVDGVNLIDNWTLTVNKGDKIALVGPNTLPKTILFQLLTGELEADAGTYQWGVTTTQAYFPKDNSAYFDGIEMNLVDWLRQYSKDQDESFIRGFLGRMLFSGDEALKKASVLSGGEKVRCMLSKMMLSGSNVLLMDEPTNHLDLESITALNNGLIDFDGTMIFTSHDHQFVQTIANRIIEITPNGVIDRIMSYDEYLENPEVKALRERMYPAE; from the coding sequence ATGATTAGCACAAGCGGCATCACGCTTCGTTTCGGCAAGCGTGCGCTATTTGAAGATGTAAATATTAAATTTACGCCAGGCAATTGCTATGGCCTCATCGGAGCAAACGGCGCGGGTAAATCGACTTTCCTTAAGATTCTATCCGGCGAAGTAGAGCAAACGAGCGGCGAGGTTCATATTACGCCGGGCGAGCGCCTTGCGGTCCTGAAGCAGAACCATTATGAATACGATAATTTCCTCGTGCTCGAAACGGTTATCATGGGTCACAAGAAGCTGTATGAAGTCATGAAAGAGAAAGACGCGATCTATGCCAAAGCGGAATTTACCGACGAAGACGGCATGCGCGCAGGCGAGCTGGAGGCGGAATTCGCCGAAATGAACGGCTGGGAAGCGGAGTCCGAGGCAGCAGGCATGCTGAACGGTCTTGGCATTACGCCTGAACTGCACGACAAGCAGATGTCGGAGCTTTCCGGCAACGAGAAGGTCCGCGTCCTCTTGGCGCAAGCCTTGTTCGGCGCGCCGAACATCCTGCTGCTCGATGAGCCTACCAACCATCTTGACATGCAGTCGATCGAATGGCTGGAGGATTTCCTTGCCCGCTATGAAGGCACCGTTATCGTAGTATCCCATGACCGTCACTTCTTGAACCAAGTATGTACGCATATCGCGGACATCGACTTCGGCAAAATCCAGATGTACGTCGGTAACTACGACTTCTGGTACGAATCGAGCCAACTGGCACTGACGCTCCTCCGCGACGCCAACAAGAAGAAGGAAGACAAGATCAAGGAATTGCAGGCGTTTATTCAACGTTTCAGCGCCAATAAATCCAAATCCAAGCAAGCGACTTCGCGTAAGAAGCTTCTTGATAAAATCTCGCTGGACGATATTCGTCCGTCGAGCCGTAAATATCCGTTCATCAACTTCAAGCCGGAGCGCGAAGCGGGCAAGCAATTGCTGCTGACCGAGGGCTTGACGAAGGCGGTCGACGGCGTGAATCTGATCGACAACTGGACGCTTACCGTCAACAAAGGCGACAAAATCGCGCTCGTCGGTCCGAACACGCTCCCGAAGACGATTCTGTTCCAATTGCTGACGGGCGAGCTGGAAGCCGATGCGGGTACGTACCAGTGGGGCGTAACGACGACGCAGGCGTATTTCCCGAAAGACAACTCGGCTTATTTCGACGGTATCGAAATGAACCTGGTGGATTGGCTGCGCCAGTACTCCAAGGATCAGGACGAAAGCTTCATCCGCGGCTTCCTCGGCCGGATGCTCTTCTCCGGCGACGAAGCGCTGAAGAAAGCAAGCGTTCTGTCCGGGGGCGAGAAAGTGCGCTGCATGCTGTCCAAAATGATGCTGTCCGGCTCGAACGTGCTGCTCATGGACGAACCGACGAACCACTTGGACCTCGAATCCATTACGGCGCTCAACAATGGCTTGATCGATTTCGACGGCACGATGATCTTCACTTCGCATGACCATCAGTTCGTGCAAACGATCGCGAACCGCATTATCGAAATTACGCCGAACGGCGTGATCGACCGCATCATGTCGTACGACGAGTACCTCGAGAACCCGGAAGTCAAAGCGCTCCGCGAGCGTATGTATCCGGCTGAATAA
- a CDS encoding transglutaminase domain-containing protein: MFRFITRLAFVALILGMCLGSQFGGQPVHAETASSTLPQLREEILRQVLQQQADISITYMGDRKELSEQFPALLKDVFDENDYIAYIVDSYLYTIRTWSKTAKIKLTITFRETAEQTAQVDQRIAEVLPSVVLERMTLIEKVTYIHDWIVKNLAYDTSLQRYTASEALNTGTAVCQGYSLLTHRMLSHAGVESMIVEGTVDSGSHVWNMVRLPNGWRHMDVTWDDPLPDKPDKVSHAYFLKSDSEMRRDHSWTKAYPAAK, encoded by the coding sequence ATGTTCCGATTTATAACCAGATTGGCGTTCGTCGCGTTGATTCTCGGCATGTGCCTTGGCTCTCAGTTCGGGGGACAGCCGGTTCATGCCGAAACGGCGAGCTCGACGCTGCCTCAGCTGCGGGAAGAAATTTTGCGGCAGGTGCTGCAGCAGCAGGCTGATATTTCAATTACCTACATGGGCGACCGCAAGGAGCTGTCCGAGCAGTTTCCTGCGCTCTTGAAAGATGTGTTCGACGAGAACGATTATATCGCGTACATTGTCGATTCCTACTTATATACGATCCGCACCTGGAGCAAAACGGCCAAAATCAAGCTGACAATCACATTCCGCGAAACGGCGGAGCAAACCGCGCAGGTGGATCAGCGGATTGCCGAGGTGCTTCCGTCGGTGGTGCTCGAGCGGATGACGCTGATCGAGAAAGTCACGTACATTCACGATTGGATCGTAAAGAATCTCGCCTACGATACATCGTTGCAGCGCTATACGGCGAGCGAGGCGCTAAATACCGGTACGGCGGTGTGCCAAGGGTACTCGCTGCTGACTCACCGGATGCTGTCGCATGCCGGGGTGGAGTCGATGATCGTGGAGGGGACGGTGGACTCCGGAAGCCATGTGTGGAATATGGTAAGGCTGCCAAACGGCTGGCGCCATATGGACGTCACGTGGGACGATCCGCTGCCGGATAAGCCCGACAAGGTCAGCCATGCGTATTTTCTGAAGAGCGACAGCGAGATGAGGCGGGATCATAGCTGGACGAAGGCGTATCCGGCTGCGAAGTAG
- a CDS encoding AraC family transcriptional regulator, producing the protein MGGTGGNKSGLRTVCRESDRELRYDMESMLWRGNLNYIGIVLHESWRVENHSHDHFELCYVAAGSGWFSIDGSFFRVNKGDLFLTKPGERHQGAASGDAAFQLYFLGFNLDKLSGLEYDFYQLDMNRAKKDELQIVKQAGDRIMHELRSARPRGEEMVTGVMVQLLVSVLRIFQSDQQEAEVEEQPERPLSNMLDVLDYLHTEVHAGHTIELIAEKFHLSRTHLAREFKRHIGIPLGEYVRNQCLDKAKHALKETNDTVSSIGEKLRFPSIHAFSLFFKRHTGLSPQAFRTLALAAQHGTKR; encoded by the coding sequence GTGGGAGGAACAGGCGGCAATAAATCCGGTTTGAGAACGGTGTGCAGGGAGTCGGATCGGGAGCTTCGTTATGACATGGAATCGATGCTGTGGCGGGGGAACTTGAACTATATCGGCATCGTGCTGCATGAATCGTGGCGCGTCGAGAACCACAGCCACGATCACTTCGAGCTCTGCTACGTCGCTGCCGGCAGCGGATGGTTTTCGATCGACGGCTCTTTCTTCCGCGTGAATAAAGGCGATCTGTTTTTGACGAAGCCCGGCGAACGCCATCAAGGCGCGGCGTCGGGGGACGCGGCGTTTCAGCTGTATTTTCTAGGCTTCAATTTGGACAAGCTTTCAGGGCTGGAATACGATTTCTACCAGCTGGATATGAACCGGGCGAAGAAGGACGAGCTGCAAATTGTCAAGCAAGCCGGCGACCGAATCATGCACGAGCTGCGAAGCGCGAGACCGCGAGGGGAAGAGATGGTGACCGGCGTTATGGTGCAGCTGCTCGTCTCGGTGCTGCGCATCTTCCAATCCGACCAGCAGGAGGCCGAGGTCGAGGAGCAGCCGGAACGGCCGCTGTCCAATATGCTGGACGTGCTGGATTACTTGCACACCGAGGTGCATGCAGGCCATACGATCGAGTTGATCGCCGAAAAATTTCATCTCAGCCGCACGCACTTGGCAAGGGAATTTAAACGCCATATCGGGATTCCGCTCGGCGAATACGTCCGGAACCAGTGTTTGGACAAGGCGAAGCATGCCTTGAAGGAGACGAACGACACGGTTTCCAGCATCGGAGAGAAGCTTCGTTTCCCGTCGATTCACGCCTTCAGCCTCTTTTTCAAACGGCATACGGGACTGTCCCCGCAGGCGTTCCGAACGCTCGCGCTTGCGGCCCAACATGGAACGAAACGTTAA
- a CDS encoding carbohydrate ABC transporter permease, producing MNTVTPTNHAPVRRGMSRSQSERLSTWFSYALLVLGSIVILVPFAWMISTSLKMKADVYIFPPQWIPNPIQWHNYVEAFTTFPFDLYTYNSLIIVVFVLIGTLFSCSFSAYGFSRLQAPGRNFIFMVLLATMMLPSAVTMVPIYLFFNKLGWVDTFMPLIVPAWFGSAFFIFMMRQFFMGIPYELEDSARIDGCSTYGIWARIMVPLSKPVLVTVAVFTFMGTWNDFMGPLIYLTDENKRTLALGLSYFQGSARSAPDLHLLMAASLYAIAPCVILYFLCQKIFVKGMVFTGVKG from the coding sequence ATGAACACCGTTACGCCTACCAACCACGCGCCTGTCCGTAGAGGCATGTCGAGGAGCCAGTCGGAGCGGCTGTCCACCTGGTTCAGCTATGCGCTCCTGGTTCTCGGTTCCATCGTCATTCTCGTTCCGTTTGCCTGGATGATTTCCACCTCGTTGAAAATGAAAGCGGACGTGTACATCTTCCCGCCGCAATGGATTCCGAATCCGATCCAATGGCACAACTACGTGGAAGCGTTCACGACGTTCCCGTTCGACTTGTACACCTACAACTCTCTCATCATCGTCGTGTTCGTCTTGATTGGGACGCTGTTCTCTTGTTCCTTCTCCGCTTATGGCTTCTCGCGGCTGCAGGCGCCGGGACGCAACTTCATCTTCATGGTGCTGCTGGCGACGATGATGCTGCCAAGCGCCGTCACGATGGTGCCGATCTATTTGTTCTTCAACAAGCTGGGCTGGGTGGATACGTTTATGCCGCTGATCGTTCCCGCCTGGTTCGGAAGCGCCTTCTTCATCTTCATGATGCGGCAGTTTTTCATGGGTATCCCGTATGAGCTGGAGGATTCCGCCCGGATCGACGGCTGTTCGACGTACGGCATTTGGGCGCGGATCATGGTTCCGCTCAGCAAGCCGGTGCTCGTAACCGTAGCGGTGTTTACGTTTATGGGGACGTGGAACGATTTTATGGGACCGCTCATTTACTTGACGGATGAAAACAAACGTACGCTCGCTCTCGGTCTTTCCTACTTCCAGGGCTCCGCAAGGTCCGCGCCGGATTTGCATTTGCTGATGGCCGCCTCCTTGTATGCCATAGCTCCATGCGTAATTCTGTATTTCCTTTGCCAGAAAATTTTTGTCAAAGGCATGGTTTTCACCGGTGTGAAAGGGTAG
- a CDS encoding carbohydrate ABC transporter permease: protein MNTKKRWWTRSRREALDGYVFMTPAILGLLFFMLGPIGASAYFSFTEYDILSTPKWVGLDNYVNLFKDSLFWQSLRVTMIYSVVSVPLGLTVSLALALLLNKNIRGIFLFRTIFYLPAVMSGVAVALLWKWIFNPDFGLINWAIGLLSLEGPKWFIDEQWALPPIIIMSLWGVGGSMLVYLAGLQGIPTDLYEAAEIDGANKRKQFRHITLPMLSPVIFFNLITGIIGALQVFTEGFIMTQGGPNNATLFSVLYLYRNAFSYLQMGYASALAWVLFLIILAFTLIIFKSSPMWVFYEGNRRSGK from the coding sequence ATGAATACGAAGAAGAGATGGTGGACCCGTTCCAGACGCGAAGCGCTTGACGGCTATGTGTTTATGACGCCGGCCATTCTCGGGCTGCTGTTCTTTATGCTTGGTCCGATCGGCGCGTCGGCGTACTTCAGCTTTACCGAATATGACATTTTGAGCACCCCCAAATGGGTGGGCCTCGACAATTACGTCAACTTGTTCAAGGACTCGCTGTTCTGGCAGTCGCTGAGGGTGACGATGATCTACTCCGTCGTCAGCGTACCGCTCGGTTTGACCGTATCCTTGGCGCTCGCGCTGCTGCTCAACAAAAACATTCGCGGCATCTTTCTTTTCCGGACGATTTTCTACTTGCCTGCCGTTATGTCCGGCGTAGCGGTCGCGCTGCTGTGGAAATGGATTTTCAACCCGGATTTCGGACTCATCAACTGGGCGATCGGCCTGCTCAGCCTCGAAGGGCCGAAATGGTTCATCGACGAGCAATGGGCGCTCCCGCCGATCATTATCATGAGCCTGTGGGGCGTAGGCGGCAGCATGCTGGTCTACCTCGCCGGCCTGCAGGGCATCCCGACGGACCTGTACGAAGCGGCCGAAATCGACGGCGCGAACAAGCGCAAGCAGTTCCGTCACATAACGCTTCCGATGCTGTCGCCGGTTATTTTCTTCAACCTCATTACCGGCATTATCGGCGCGCTGCAGGTGTTTACGGAAGGCTTCATTATGACGCAGGGCGGTCCGAACAACGCGACGTTGTTCAGCGTGCTGTACCTGTACCGCAACGCCTTCTCGTACTTGCAGATGGGCTACGCATCCGCGCTCGCCTGGGTGCTCTTCCTGATCATCCTTGCCTTTACGCTCATTATTTTCAAATCGTCGCCGATGTGGGTTTTCTACGAAGGGAACAGGAGGTCGGGAAAATAG
- a CDS encoding MBL fold metallo-hydrolase gives MRFENLNTAATPRTFKEVRQWRRERSGKMKLKDYSYTVPNANPDLIYLHANASEPSLTWIGHSTFLIQHSGLNIMTDPIWAEKLAFQKRMAPPGLAIGDVPPIDVVLISHSHYDHLHIKSLKQLTGSKTLLVPVGLADKLRRKGFSSIIELDWWQSATIGGVTFTFVPAQHWTRRTLTDTNTSHWGGYIVQSAQAPTVYFAGDSGYFDGFKEIGDRFDIDVALMPIGAYDPEWFMAPQHVTPEEALQAFLDVRAKRFVPMHYGSYRLADDTPREAIDRLEAEVGRLKLASGTVLILPHGETVRLNDDK, from the coding sequence ATGCGCTTTGAAAACTTAAACACGGCCGCAACGCCTAGAACGTTCAAGGAAGTCAGACAATGGCGGAGGGAACGGTCAGGCAAAATGAAGCTGAAGGATTATTCCTATACGGTGCCGAACGCAAATCCGGATTTGATTTATTTGCATGCCAACGCGAGCGAGCCTTCGCTCACTTGGATCGGCCATTCGACGTTTCTCATCCAGCATTCGGGGCTGAATATTATGACCGATCCGATCTGGGCGGAGAAGCTCGCCTTTCAGAAGCGCATGGCGCCTCCGGGCTTGGCCATCGGAGACGTGCCGCCAATCGACGTCGTCCTCATTTCTCATTCTCATTATGATCATCTCCATATAAAATCACTCAAGCAGCTCACAGGCAGCAAAACGCTGCTCGTTCCGGTCGGGCTGGCCGATAAGCTGCGGCGCAAAGGCTTCTCCTCCATCATCGAGCTGGATTGGTGGCAGTCGGCGACGATCGGCGGCGTCACGTTCACGTTCGTGCCTGCCCAGCACTGGACGCGGCGTACGCTGACGGATACGAACACGTCGCACTGGGGCGGCTATATCGTCCAATCGGCCCAGGCGCCGACGGTTTATTTTGCCGGGGACAGCGGGTATTTCGACGGCTTCAAGGAAATCGGCGACCGCTTCGACATCGACGTCGCGCTTATGCCGATCGGCGCTTACGATCCGGAATGGTTCATGGCTCCGCAGCACGTGACGCCCGAAGAAGCGCTGCAAGCGTTCCTCGACGTGCGCGCCAAACGGTTCGTGCCGATGCATTACGGCTCCTACAGATTGGCGGACGATACGCCGCGCGAAGCGATCGATCGGCTCGAGGCCGAGGTGGGCCGTCTCAAGCTCGCGAGCGGAACCGTACTGATTTTGCCGCATGGCGAAACCGTACGACTAAATGATGACAAATAG